The following coding sequences are from one Thermodesulfovibrionales bacterium window:
- a CDS encoding UXX-star (seleno)protein family 1 gives MANIIIYGKAGUPYTDKARRDFGTAQYFDVKQDHKKLEEMLNYSKGVRNVPVIVEGERVTIGYGGH, from the coding sequence ATGGCAAACATCATTATTTACGGGAAGGCTGGCTGACCTTACACCGATAAAGCCAGGCGGGACTTTGGAACAGCACAATATTTCGATGTGAAACAAGATCACAAGAAACTCGAGGAAATGCTCAACTACTCGAAAGGTGTCAGGAACGTGCCTGTTATTGTTGAAGGTGAAAGAGTCACAATAGGTTATGGGGGACATTGA
- a CDS encoding Hsp20/alpha crystallin family protein — translation MAKKAKKELVKVAPTKTLSPFKEMETKFHEMEKRFEDFFRKPFSFLPSWMPMMKMPGIEEFAPSIDILTEGDNVVVKAELPGMKKEDIDVALTEDTVTISGEKKKEEKVEKKDYHSIERSYGSFKRSFSLPSEVQTDKASAKFKDGVLEIRIPKTEEAKKKEKKVMIE, via the coding sequence ATGGCAAAAAAAGCAAAAAAAGAATTGGTGAAGGTCGCACCGACAAAAACTCTATCACCTTTCAAGGAGATGGAAACAAAGTTTCATGAGATGGAAAAACGCTTTGAAGATTTTTTTAGAAAACCTTTTTCTTTCCTGCCGTCTTGGATGCCGATGATGAAAATGCCTGGGATCGAGGAGTTCGCCCCATCAATTGACATCCTGACGGAAGGTGATAACGTTGTGGTAAAGGCAGAATTGCCAGGAATGAAAAAAGAAGATATTGATGTAGCTCTGACTGAAGATACTGTCACGATTTCTGGTGAGAAGAAGAAAGAAGAAAAGGTAGAAAAAAAGGACTACCACAGTATCGAGCGTTCCTATGGCTCCTTCAAACGTTCGTTCAGCCTCCCGTCGGAGGTCCAGACTGACAAGGCATCTGCAAAATTCAAGGACGGTGTACTTGAGATAAGGATACCAAAGACAGAAGAGGCTAAGAAGAAAGAGAAGAAAGTTATGATTGAATAA
- a CDS encoding response regulator, giving the protein MANILVVDDEDVIRYALYEVLERYGHIVTEASDGMEALDVINRNPPPDLILMNHQMPRLSGIDCARQLRTVHPSLKIVLMSSSFGIDDDGYLASNKHSFTDILLKPFRLRDMVSTVEYALERKEQEKITLFEYSNSTTTIIPRITPNLWIHPYFP; this is encoded by the coding sequence ATGGCGAATATATTGGTTGTAGATGATGAAGATGTAATCAGATACGCATTGTATGAAGTGCTGGAACGTTATGGGCATATTGTTACAGAAGCCTCAGATGGTATGGAAGCTCTCGATGTCATTAATAGAAACCCCCCACCGGACTTGATTCTTATGAATCACCAAATGCCAAGACTCAGTGGTATAGATTGTGCCAGACAACTAAGAACAGTACACCCTTCCCTTAAAATCGTCCTCATGTCTAGTAGTTTCGGTATTGATGACGATGGGTATCTTGCTTCCAATAAGCATTCGTTCACAGACATTCTTCTAAAACCATTCAGACTTAGAGATATGGTCAGCACTGTTGAATATGCTTTAGAGCGTAAGGAGCAGGAAAAGATAACGTTGTTTGAATATAGCAACAGTACAACCACGATTATCCCAAGAATCACACCAAACCTATGGATACATCCATACTTTCCATAG
- a CDS encoding fused MFS/spermidine synthase: MSWIVFVLFFASGACGLIYEVIWSRMMMLIFGRSTLAVGTVLAAFMWGLALGSYALRKYADRSRNPLRIYAFYEIGISITAFIVSLVLVRITPAYVWVHAIFGKNPLVFTVVRFVIAFSLLLIPTVLMGATLPILSRVVVKRLSQVGQEFGLLYAVNTLGAVVGSLAAGFYIIGHFGLQGAIDVAALCNITVGIIAWLASTRSVLSDIPVDIPSLSSSHPPDNEFNVSGTLSRRTHRIVLSAFALSGLASFAYEIFWTRSLVFLLGSTTYAFSLMLTAFLLGIALGGYGIRFLQEIIKDPLRLFAIIEILIGVYSAVALPLLFFLVKSEVVRTFIVRFSANLELLAVSEFVIALSVMLLPATLIGATLPLMSLIFVSDLQNTGTTVGKIYAVNTAGNVFGALLPGLLIMPLIGIQKGILLMAALNVSLGILLLLSRWKHVFAAVTVTTSVFLGVAIELIHMPISFQFPSEFQRRWDEVLFYKEGGLVTTKVWISADTGDKLISVDGINIGGTGDSDYKQQVLAHLPKLLLKSYGSELSVGIGSGILMGESARHASLRKIVGVEIARGVVTGAQYFSKENFNILNDPRAAIIIEDVVNYLETATAKYDIISADEKTTGKYASNSFSYSKDYYSLLRQRLAPGGLLIQWVPTDLPPSQYALAVRTFLSAFPHVQLWYFPPIGRFILNNTFLIGSNERIDIDLASMSRALQADPEAFQGIRKYGLRTAEDVLVHFVGNEETLRRYIPSGPINTFTTPYYEFYSPRDYAVPPDERTLANHELLMSVLGRDFNRFVRTEERGPVGNRLDAAFQAEGTFLKGYEAQLRGLPTDEVIHYYDEAIRIAPLNWNLRNEVCSYLVSKFRLHYFRGEYAEATSFIRRAVETYPDDAAAHASYAVMLWKMNQADLAVDEFQRALVLNPRLVSVRRNLASIFASSGQGGKAVEQWRQALAIDPNDLPTLVEYGIFLIQEGSNTEALQYLRRAYQVDSEYPQVIDGYARVLYLTGDISQARSIVLKGGKYYKGNPLLEKHRAAILGEK, encoded by the coding sequence ATGAGTTGGATTGTTTTTGTCCTATTTTTTGCGTCAGGAGCCTGCGGCCTGATCTATGAAGTCATTTGGTCCCGAATGATGATGCTGATCTTTGGAAGAAGTACCCTCGCTGTCGGGACCGTTCTCGCGGCTTTCATGTGGGGTCTTGCTTTAGGCAGTTACGCACTCAGGAAATATGCCGACCGAAGCCGCAACCCCCTGCGAATTTATGCTTTCTATGAGATAGGAATCAGCATAACGGCTTTCATCGTGTCACTCGTTTTAGTCAGAATAACTCCGGCCTATGTATGGGTGCATGCGATTTTCGGTAAAAATCCTCTGGTATTCACCGTTGTTCGCTTTGTCATCGCCTTTAGCCTTCTCCTCATTCCTACAGTCCTGATGGGAGCCACACTGCCAATCCTGTCTCGGGTCGTAGTGAAACGTTTATCACAGGTTGGACAGGAATTTGGACTTCTTTACGCAGTCAACACTTTGGGAGCAGTTGTCGGGAGTCTTGCTGCCGGCTTTTATATCATAGGTCATTTCGGTTTGCAGGGAGCTATCGACGTGGCTGCTTTGTGTAACATAACTGTGGGCATAATAGCTTGGCTTGCATCCACCCGTTCAGTCCTCTCAGATATTCCGGTCGATATTCCTTCGTTATCCTCATCGCATCCCCCTGATAACGAGTTCAATGTGAGTGGCACGCTGTCGCGTCGGACTCATCGCATTGTACTGTCGGCCTTTGCACTGTCAGGCTTGGCGTCGTTTGCCTATGAAATCTTCTGGACTCGTTCACTGGTCTTCTTGCTCGGGAGCACTACGTATGCCTTTAGCCTTATGCTCACGGCATTCCTGTTGGGTATAGCGCTCGGCGGCTATGGAATCCGGTTTCTTCAGGAAATAATTAAGGACCCCTTGCGGCTCTTCGCCATAATTGAGATCCTCATTGGTGTTTATTCCGCAGTTGCTTTACCCCTGCTTTTTTTTCTTGTGAAGTCCGAAGTTGTCCGAACGTTCATTGTGCGTTTTTCCGCCAACTTGGAGCTTCTCGCCGTATCGGAATTCGTAATTGCACTGTCCGTCATGCTATTGCCTGCTACTTTAATTGGAGCGACTTTACCTCTGATGAGTCTGATCTTCGTTTCCGATCTTCAAAATACAGGCACTACCGTCGGGAAAATCTATGCAGTAAACACGGCGGGCAATGTGTTTGGGGCGCTTTTACCGGGGCTTCTCATCATGCCACTGATCGGGATCCAAAAGGGCATTCTCCTTATGGCTGCACTAAACGTGAGCCTAGGCATTTTGCTTCTTCTTTCACGATGGAAGCATGTCTTCGCCGCGGTGACGGTGACGACATCAGTATTCCTAGGTGTCGCTATTGAACTCATACACATGCCCATCTCCTTTCAATTTCCATCAGAGTTCCAAAGACGATGGGATGAGGTGCTTTTCTATAAAGAAGGTGGTCTGGTGACTACCAAGGTTTGGATCAGCGCAGATACGGGGGACAAGTTGATCAGCGTAGACGGCATCAACATTGGAGGGACCGGCGATTCCGATTATAAGCAACAGGTTCTGGCTCACTTGCCGAAGCTACTTCTCAAATCATACGGTTCTGAGCTTTCTGTCGGTATAGGGTCGGGCATACTGATGGGTGAAAGTGCCAGACATGCCTCGCTCAGGAAAATCGTGGGTGTAGAGATAGCGCGAGGAGTAGTCACCGGGGCACAGTACTTCTCAAAAGAAAATTTCAATATTCTCAATGATCCTCGTGCAGCTATAATCATTGAAGACGTCGTTAATTATCTCGAGACCGCAACGGCGAAATACGATATCATATCGGCCGATGAGAAAACGACTGGAAAATACGCATCCAACTCATTTTCATACTCAAAGGATTATTATTCGCTTCTGAGGCAGCGGCTCGCCCCAGGGGGACTTCTTATCCAATGGGTACCCACCGATCTGCCACCGTCACAATACGCTCTGGCTGTAAGGACGTTTCTTTCCGCTTTTCCCCATGTCCAGCTATGGTACTTCCCGCCCATAGGGCGGTTTATTTTGAATAACACTTTTCTTATTGGCTCGAATGAGCGCATTGATATTGATCTCGCAAGTATGAGCCGAGCTTTACAGGCTGATCCAGAAGCCTTCCAGGGCATTCGCAAATACGGATTGAGAACGGCTGAAGACGTGCTGGTCCACTTTGTTGGCAATGAGGAGACATTGCGTCGCTACATTCCGTCAGGTCCCATCAACACCTTCACAACGCCCTACTATGAATTCTACTCACCCCGTGACTACGCAGTGCCTCCTGACGAGAGAACGTTAGCTAACCACGAGTTATTGATGTCGGTGCTCGGACGTGACTTTAACCGCTTTGTGAGGACGGAAGAGAGGGGTCCAGTTGGTAATCGTTTGGACGCTGCGTTTCAGGCCGAGGGGACGTTTCTCAAGGGATACGAAGCCCAGCTGCGGGGTTTGCCAACTGACGAGGTAATTCACTATTACGACGAGGCAATTCGTATTGCACCTCTCAACTGGAACCTGCGGAACGAGGTTTGCTCATATCTTGTGAGTAAGTTCCGCTTGCACTATTTTAGAGGTGAGTATGCCGAGGCCACGTCTTTTATTCGGCGGGCAGTAGAGACTTACCCAGATGACGCTGCGGCTCACGCCAGCTATGCAGTCATGCTTTGGAAGATGAATCAGGCGGATCTCGCAGTGGATGAGTTCCAGAGAGCCTTGGTGCTGAACCCCCGACTCGTTTCTGTAAGAAGGAATTTGGCATCTATCTTCGCATCGAGCGGGCAAGGTGGAAAAGCAGTAGAACAGTGGCGGCAAGCCCTCGCTATAGACCCGAATGATCTTCCAACATTGGTCGAGTATGGGATCTTTCTTATCCAGGAGGGATCCAATACCGAGGCTCTCCAATATCTTAGAAGGGCTTACCAAGTGGACTCTGAATACCCACAAGTAATCGATGGATACGCCAGGGTTCTATATTTAACGGGTGACATCTCTCAGGCGCGCAGTATTGTTCTTAAAGGTGGAAAATATTACAAGGGTAATCCGTTACTCGAGAAGCATCGGGCTGCGATCTTGGGAGAAAAGTAG
- a CDS encoding flavocytochrome c, with amino-acid sequence MKMTRLAIMLLVLASFALTVPIAWAGPAPAKGEKQAQPAKGDFLADMHKGKGIECSACHGDKISVDDNETVVNKKCTECHGSQMALMQKSVGEDQLPEGKEGEGMDPHKSHLGKINCTACHHGHTASWTYCLGCHNFDLKIPFGAVAAELPAIELPRVEKVPKGIRVDKADVVIIGSGATGLTAAITAHDKGTKVIVLEKMPITGGNSQLAAGGMNACETKFQKEKGIKDTCRLMYDDTMKGGKNLNDPELVKILADKSASSVDWLTSLGADLSDVGRMGGASVSRTHRPSGGAAVGAHIIKVLMKNAGDRNIDVRVNSRVVRILEDSKGRTNGVLVEGKHSKLYKISAKAVIIAAGGFSANPERVAYYQPTYKGMTSSNQPGATGDGEDLGAGAGGYLIDMKEIQIHPTVAAGSRILITEAVRGNGAVLVNHEGKRFVNEITTRDAASAAILAQTGKSAYMIFDEGIRKSLKQIDGYFHLKLVAEGDTLKDLAAKIGVPADALEATVEAYNKAYEEKNDAEFKRPDMPRPIRTPQYYAIEIRPGVHYTMGGLKINTDSQVMAKDGKPILGLFAAGEGTGGVHGANRLGGNSISQTITFGRIAGENAAKLAKTGPTRTLKKEPKS; translated from the coding sequence ATGAAGATGACGAGACTCGCCATCATGCTGTTGGTTCTTGCATCGTTTGCACTCACTGTGCCCATAGCGTGGGCAGGGCCCGCCCCGGCTAAGGGTGAGAAACAGGCGCAACCGGCGAAGGGCGATTTCCTCGCCGACATGCACAAGGGAAAGGGCATTGAGTGTTCTGCCTGCCATGGCGACAAAATATCCGTCGATGACAATGAAACGGTCGTGAACAAGAAATGCACAGAATGCCACGGTTCCCAGATGGCCCTTATGCAGAAATCAGTTGGAGAGGATCAGCTCCCTGAGGGTAAGGAAGGGGAAGGAATGGATCCCCACAAGTCACATCTGGGGAAAATCAATTGTACCGCCTGTCACCACGGGCATACGGCTTCGTGGACCTATTGCCTAGGTTGCCATAATTTCGACCTCAAGATCCCCTTCGGCGCAGTGGCAGCGGAGTTGCCGGCAATCGAACTGCCCAGGGTGGAAAAGGTCCCAAAGGGGATCAGGGTCGACAAGGCCGACGTCGTGATTATTGGGTCGGGCGCCACCGGTCTCACGGCGGCAATCACCGCCCATGACAAGGGAACGAAGGTCATCGTCCTGGAAAAGATGCCGATCACCGGCGGCAACAGCCAGCTCGCCGCAGGTGGGATGAATGCCTGCGAGACGAAGTTTCAGAAGGAGAAGGGCATCAAGGATACCTGCCGGCTCATGTATGACGACACCATGAAGGGGGGGAAGAATCTGAATGACCCCGAGCTCGTGAAGATCCTCGCGGACAAATCCGCTTCCTCTGTTGACTGGCTCACTTCGCTTGGAGCCGATCTGAGCGATGTGGGAAGAATGGGTGGAGCCAGTGTAAGCAGGACCCACCGCCCTAGTGGTGGGGCCGCAGTCGGAGCACACATTATAAAGGTGCTCATGAAAAATGCCGGGGACCGTAACATTGACGTCAGAGTAAACAGCAGGGTGGTAAGGATCCTTGAAGACAGCAAGGGCCGCACCAATGGAGTACTGGTCGAAGGGAAGCACAGCAAACTCTACAAGATTTCCGCTAAAGCGGTCATCATCGCGGCGGGAGGATTTTCGGCGAATCCCGAGAGGGTCGCTTACTACCAGCCGACGTACAAGGGCATGACGAGCTCCAATCAACCGGGCGCTACCGGTGATGGCGAGGACCTTGGCGCAGGCGCGGGAGGATACCTCATCGACATGAAGGAGATACAGATACATCCGACGGTTGCCGCGGGCAGCCGCATTCTGATAACCGAGGCTGTGAGGGGAAACGGCGCTGTCCTCGTAAACCATGAGGGGAAACGGTTTGTGAATGAGATTACCACTCGCGACGCCGCCTCAGCCGCCATCCTTGCCCAGACAGGCAAATCTGCGTATATGATATTTGATGAGGGGATACGCAAGAGCCTCAAACAAATTGACGGCTATTTTCACTTGAAGCTGGTCGCTGAGGGCGATACCCTTAAAGACCTCGCCGCCAAGATAGGCGTCCCTGCCGACGCCCTTGAGGCGACCGTAGAGGCCTATAACAAGGCATATGAAGAGAAGAACGATGCGGAATTCAAGCGGCCTGACATGCCGCGGCCGATCAGGACGCCGCAATATTACGCGATCGAGATTAGGCCCGGTGTGCACTACACTATGGGCGGATTGAAGATCAACACCGACTCTCAGGTGATGGCGAAGGACGGCAAGCCTATCTTGGGTCTCTTCGCGGCCGGCGAAGGGACAGGAGGCGTCCACGGAGCAAACCGGCTTGGCGGCAATTCCATATCACAGACGATCACCTTCGGAAGGATAGCAGGGGAGAACGCTGCGAAGCTGGCGAAAACAGGGCCTACAAGGACCCTGAAGAAGGAGCCGAAGTCGTAA
- a CDS encoding MFS transporter — protein MSEKSISVSYGRYVLALLLGVNLLNYIDRQVIYAIFPLIKDDLHISDAKLGFLGSAFMICYMVSAPLLGWMGDRMSRVRLASYGLAVWSLATAGAGFATGYGALVTARTVVGFGEASFGTVAPGLLADYFPKERHGRVLSYLYLAIPVGSAIGYLLGGVIGRTMGWHAAFLAVGIPGLLLVAPLNVLREPRRMCDAGSKVNYFSQSWKGYAPLLSRSFLTNTMAMAAMTFALGGLAQWVPTFLYRIHNLDLARANALFGGVTVLAGISGTLAGGWLGDRLQKKSRKGYLTVSGWGFLIGTPITVHAINTSSFSGCMTAIFFAEFFLFLNTGPLNTVIVAITKPTVRAMAFAANIFVIHALGDAVSPTILGWLSDLWGLRKALLVTPVAILIAAFLCFLCMRFIEKDTAHERAEP, from the coding sequence ATGAGTGAGAAATCAATATCGGTATCATACGGCCGTTATGTCCTGGCCCTTCTCCTCGGTGTCAATCTTCTGAATTACATCGACCGACAGGTGATCTACGCCATCTTTCCGCTCATCAAGGACGACTTGCATATTTCAGACGCCAAGCTCGGCTTCCTCGGCAGCGCCTTTATGATCTGCTACATGGTGTCAGCTCCCTTGTTAGGGTGGATGGGAGACCGCATGAGCCGTGTGAGACTCGCATCTTATGGGTTGGCTGTCTGGAGTTTGGCCACTGCAGGTGCCGGCTTTGCCACAGGTTATGGGGCGCTCGTTACTGCAAGGACCGTGGTCGGTTTCGGTGAGGCCAGTTTCGGTACCGTGGCGCCCGGACTTCTTGCCGATTATTTCCCGAAAGAGCGGCATGGAAGGGTTCTCTCTTATCTTTACCTGGCGATTCCTGTCGGCAGCGCCATCGGCTATCTTCTCGGAGGAGTCATAGGCAGGACCATGGGTTGGCACGCTGCCTTCCTCGCCGTCGGCATTCCCGGGCTGCTTCTCGTCGCTCCTCTTAACGTTCTCCGCGAGCCCCGTCGAATGTGCGATGCGGGCTCGAAAGTGAACTATTTCTCACAGTCCTGGAAAGGCTATGCCCCGCTTCTCAGCCGGTCCTTCCTTACGAACACCATGGCCATGGCTGCCATGACTTTTGCCCTGGGAGGGCTGGCACAATGGGTTCCGACATTTCTCTACAGAATTCATAACCTCGATCTCGCCAGGGCGAACGCCCTCTTTGGCGGCGTTACCGTTTTGGCTGGGATCAGCGGTACGCTTGCTGGCGGATGGCTCGGGGACCGACTGCAGAAGAAGAGCAGGAAGGGTTATCTAACGGTTTCGGGTTGGGGCTTTCTTATCGGTACGCCCATCACGGTTCATGCCATTAACACGTCTTCCTTTTCCGGCTGCATGACCGCAATATTCTTTGCAGAGTTCTTTCTTTTTCTTAATACGGGACCGCTGAACACCGTCATAGTGGCGATAACGAAACCGACCGTACGTGCCATGGCCTTTGCCGCCAACATCTTTGTGATTCATGCATTAGGCGACGCCGTTTCGCCGACTATCCTGGGATGGCTCTCTGATCTTTGGGGATTGAGAAAGGCCCTTCTCGTGACTCCCGTTGCCATCCTCATTGCTGCTTTTTTATGCTTTCTCTGCATGCGATTTATAGAAAAAGACACCGCACATGAAAGAGCAGAGCCGTGA